DNA from Salinispora arenicola:
GCCGAGTAGTTGAGCTGCCCCGGCGTGCCGACAATCGGCGCTGCCGACGAGTACCCGATCAGGAAGGCCAGCTCGGGCAGGTCCCGGGCCGCTTGGTGCAGCAGCCAGGTGCCGTACACCTTGGGGCGGAACACCTCGTCGATCGACTCCCAGGTCTGGGCAGCGACCGGCGCGTCCCGCAGCATGCCCGCCGAGTGCACGATGCCGCCGATCGGGTGCGGCCGGCGACCGATCTCGGCCAGGACCCGGGTCAGGTCGGCCGGCTCGGCCACGTCACCGCGGTGCACGGTCACCTCGGCGGTGGCGCGCAGCCGCTCGACCAGCTCCGCCACGTCCGGCGCGGGGGCGCCGCTGCGCCCGATCAGGGCGATGTGCCGGGCCCCGGCGGCGACCAGCTCGTTGGCAGTCACCAGACCGAGGGCACCGAGCCCACCGGTGACCACGTACGTGCGGTCGGGTCGGATCGGAATCTCCGGCCGGGCCGGCTCCGGCGCGAAGTCGACGACCAGCTTGCCGATGTTCTGACCCCGGCTGAGCACCCCGAACGCCTCTTCCAGCTCATCGAGGGTGTAGATGGTGGTGCGAATCGGGCTCAGTACCCCTGCGGCGAGCCGATCGGCGATGATCCGCAGCGTCTCGCCGGTGACCCGGACAGCGTCGTCCCACGGCAGCTCGCTGAGGTCGAAGTTGTGGTAGCGGAGGTCGGGACGCACCTCGCCAGCCTGTTCGGGGGTCCAGGCACCGACCTTGCCCATCTCGATGAACCGGCCGCCCGGCGCCAGGCAGGACATACTGACCGGGATGTAGTCCTTGTTCAGGCTGTTGAGCACGATGTCCACGCCGGCGCCGTCGGTGACCCGCATCAGCTCGTCGGCGAAGTCCAACGTGCGCGAGTTCATCACATGCCGGACACCCTGCGCGGTCAGCACCTGCCACTTGTGCGGGCTGGCGGTGGCGTACACCTCCGCGCCGGCTGCCTTGGCAAGTTGGACGGCTGCCTGGCCCACCCCGCCGGCGGCGGCGTGGATCAGGACCCGGTCGCCGGCCTTGATGTCGGCGAGCGTGTGCAGAGCGTAGTGGGCGGTCACGTACACCGCTGCCACGCCGGCCGCCTCGCGCATGCTCAGGTTGGGCGGCTTCCGCACGGCGACCGCCGACGGCACCACGATCCGGCGCTGCATACAGCCGAGGTAGTTGACGATCACCTCGTCGCCGACCTGGTGGGTGGCGTCGGGGCCGGCGGCCACGACCGTGCCGGCTGCCTCGAAGCCGAGCGGCTGTTCGCCGTAGGCGCGCAGCATCCCCAGCGCGTTCAACACGTCCTTGAAGTTTAGGCCGGCGGCGCGCACCAGAACCTCGACCTGGTCGCCCTCAGGGGCGACAACCGGTGCTGGGATGACCTGCAGGTTGCCGAACTGCCCGTACTCGCGAATGGTGACGGCCATGTTCTCCTCGGGGTCCGCGCCCGTGCTCAGCGGCAGCGGGAGCAACCGGCGTACGTGCCGGTGCCCGGCGCGGTACGCCACCTGGAACTCGCCGCCGACCGAGGCCGCGATCTCCTCGAGTAGCTGCCGGTAGCCGGTCCTGTCGCCGGGCAAGTCCACCAGGGTGGTCCGGTACGAGGGGTGCTCGTTGAGCAGCGTGTGCCCGGCTCCCCACAGGCTCGCGGCCGCGACCGGCCGGTCATCGGCGGTGGCGTCCCCGGGCAGCAGTTGGGCCCCCTCGGTGACCAGCCACAACCGCTGCTGCCGGCCGAAGCCGGCGTCGCCGAGCGACCGGATCAGGTCGAGCAGTGCGGTGTAGTTCGCCTCGCACTCCGCACGCAGGGACGCGACGGCTGCGTCGCCGGTCGGTGTGCCGGTTTGCCCGGCCGACCGCCAGAACCAGCACACGTCGGTGATCCCGCCGGCGGCCACCATCCCGGCGGCCTCGGCGGCGTCGGCTGCGGTAACCACGCGAGCCGACTCCACCGCCTGCTCGCCCACCCCGGACGCCACCGGTCCCGGCGCACCGACCAGTAGCACAGTGTGGGGCTGCGGCGCCGCGGTCGGCGGCAGGGACCGCTTCAGCCACCGCTGCTGGTGGGCGATGCCGCGCCGCCGGCCGCCGGCGGTGTTTTGCACCCGCTTCATACCGAGGCCGCGCAGCTCGAACACCGGCTGGTCAGCTTCCAGCGCCAGCAGGTCGATCGAGCGGTCCAGGCCGGCCGCCGGCGTGGGATCGATGCGCATCAGCACCCGCAGCGCGTCGGCCTTAGGCTTCTTGAACATCGTGAACGCTGCGTAGCTCACCGGCAGGTAGCTGTTGCCGTCGTCGCCGATCGCGGCGTACGCGTGGGTGGCACTGTCAGTCAGGTATGGCGGCACGTGCTCCACCGCGCCGGCCCGAACGCCGCGCACCTCACCGACGGCGAGGTCGGTGCCGTGCCGGGCAGCCTTCTGGGTGCGGCGGAACCTGGGCCCGTATTCCAACCCGGCGGCGGCGTACGCGGCGTAGACGGCGTCCTCGCCGAGCACCTCGTCGGGCTCGCCGACGGCAGCTGCCAGCTCCCGTAGCGCCGCGCCGGTCTCCGTCGGCGCGTGCGACGGATGCCGGGCGATGCCGGCCCGCATATGCACCCGTTCAACGCCGTCGGCGTGGCTAGTGATCTCGGCGCTGTGGTTCTCGCCGTCCTCGGTCGCCGGACGGAAGCGGATTCGCACCTGCACCGGTTCGTCGCCCAAGAACAGCGGCTCCGCGATCTGCACGTCGCGAATCTCGTGCCCGGTCTGGCCGAGGACCGCGTCCTGCAGCGCGAGCAGCACCTCCAGGTAGCCGGTGCCGGGAAACACCACGCGACCCATCACCACGTGATCGGCAAGGTAGCCCGGCGACGTGGCACTCCACCGGGCCCGGAATTCGCGCATCCCGTCGCCGCCCTCGGTCTCGGCGCCGAGCAGCGGGTGGTGAACGGTTCCGTCACCGGACGCGCCGCCAAGGCCGTGCCGCGGTCCCTTGATCGGTAGCCAGTACCGCTTGCGGTCGAACGGGTACGTCGGCAGGTTGATCTTGCCTCGTTCCCTGCCGGCGTGGAACCCGGTCCACGAGATGGTGGCGCCGGCCCGGTAGAGCGCGGCCACCGACTCGCGGATGACGTCACCGTGCTCGTCGCGGCGGTCCAGGCTGGCCAACCACCGGTGGTGCTCCGGCGTCAGGCACTGCCGGGCGAGACCCATCAAGGCGTTGGACGGACCGATCTCGACGAAGTTGTGGTTGCCCCGCCGCTCGACACTGCGCATGCCGGCCAGGAAGTTGACCGGCTCGCCGATGTGCCGCACCCAGTACTCGGGGTCGACCAGTTCGCTGAGGCGGGCCGGCTTGCCGGTCAGGTTCGACACGACCGTCATGCTCGGCTCGTGGAACTCGATATCGGTCAGCGCCGCGCGAAACTCGTCAAACACTTCACGCATCAACGGCGAATGGAAGGCATGCGAGACGGCGAGATTGGTGACCTTGCGGCTCTGTGCGGTCAGCGCAGCCGTCACCTCGGCGAGCGCGTCCGCGGCGCCGGAGATGACTGTCTGGCTCGGCGAGTTGATACTGGCGACCGCCAGATCGTCGCGGCCGGCCAGCAGGTCGGTCAGCTCCTCGGCGGCGCAGTTCACCGCAGCCATGCCGCCCGGCGCGGCGACCGCCTGCATCAGCCGGCCACGGGCGGCGACCAGACGCACCGCGTCCGGCAGGCTGAACAGGCCGGCGACCGAGGCCGCCGCCACCTCGCCAATGCTGTGTCCGATGAGCACATTGGGCCGGATTCCCCACGACAACCACAGCTGCGCGAGCGCGTACTCCAGGCTGAAGAGCGCGGCCTGCGTGTAGCGGGTCTGCTGTAGGTCCTCGGCGCTGCTCTCCGGTCCGAACATCAGCCCGACGACCGAGCGGTTGAGTTCGGGGGCGAAGAGTCGGTCGCACGCGTCAAGGTGCTCGCGGAAGACCGGGAACTGCCGGTAGAGCGCCTTCCCCATTCCCGGGTACTGCGAGCCCTGCCCGGTGAAGAGGAACGCCACCTTGCGGATCTTCTCGGTGGGGGTGGCCTTGCCGGTCCGCTCGATCTGCTTCGCGAGGAACGCGTCGAGCTGTTCGCGGTCGCGCACAACTCCGGCGGCTCGCAGCGGGAAGTGGGAGCGGCCCACGGCCGCGGTGTAGCAGAGTTCGTCGAGGCGCGTCTCGGGATGCGCGGCGAGGTGCTCCCGGTACCGGCTCAGCAGCTGCGTCAGCGACTGACGGCTCTTGGCCGAGACCACAACGATGTGGTTGCCGGGCAGCTCCACCGGAGGCTCGACGGTGACCGGCGGTGCCTCCTCCAGCACCGCGCTGGCGATGGCACCGCCGAAGCCGAAGCTGTTGACCAGCGCCCGCCGAACCGGGGCCTGCCAGGGACCGCCCTCGGTCGGGACGTGCACCGGGATCCGGTCCCACGGGATGCGCCCCGAGGGCTTGGTCATGTTGAGATGGGGGAAGAAACTCTTTTCCCGCATTTGCAGCACGCTCTTGACCACGCCGCCGATACCGGCGACCGGTTCCATGTGCCCGACATTGGTCTTCACCGACGACACCACCAGCGGCGCGTCCTTGGTGTGATGTGCGCCGAAGACGTCGGTGATGGCGCCCATCTCGATCGGATCGCCGAGCGCGGTGCCGGTGCCATGGGCCTCCACGTATTGGATGTCGCCCGGCGTCAACCCAGCGTTGCGCAGCGCGGCGCGCATCACGGCCTCCTGCGCGTTGCCGTTGGGCACGGTCAGGCCGGCGCTCTCGCCGTCCTGACCGATGGCGGTGCTGCGGATGAGCGCAAGGATGGGATCACCGTCGCGCTGCGCGTCGGACAGCCGCTTGAGCACCAGCGCGCCGCAGCCCTCAGCACGCACGTACCCGTCTGCGGAGTCGTCGAAGGTCTTGCACTGCCCGTCGGGGGCAAGCATGTTGCCGTGGGTGAACATCACCGGGATCTTGGGGTGGTGGATCGCGCAGACCGCCGCGGCCACCGCGATTGGGCACTCGCCACCGCGCAGACCCTCCACGGCCAGGTGCAGGGCGGTCAGCGAGGACGCGCAGGCGGTGTCGGTGCTCAGGCTCGGCCCACGCCAGCCAAGGAAGTACGACAGCCGGCCGGCCATCGGGAAGAAGCTGATGCCGGCGGCCAGGTGCCCGTCGACCTCCTCGTAGGGCAGCGAGTCCAGCTCAAGGGCGTAGTCAAAGGAGCTAGCGCCGACGTAGGCGCCGCCGCTGCTGTGCCGCAGGGCGGCGGGATCGAGGTTGGCGCTCTCCAGCGCCTCCCAGGTGACCTCGAGCAGCATCCGCTGCTGGGGGTCGACGTACTGCGCTTCCAGCGGGGAGATCCCAAAGAACGGCGCGTCGAACTGATCGATCTGGTCGAGGAAGCCGAACCCCGCCGCCCGGATCTTGCCCTTGGCGTCAGGGCCATCGGACTGGAACGCCTCCACATCCCACCGTTCCTCAGGCACCGGGCGAATGCCGTTGCCGCCGCGGGTGAGGAACGCCGCGAACTGGTCCAGCGACTCGTTGCTGCCCGGGAACCGGATGCCGGCTCCGATGATGGCGATCGGCTCACGACGCGCGCCAGGATCGGCACCATGGTCCCGGGCCGCCTCCGGCTGCGTGTCAGAATTGGTGGACACGGCGCCGCCTCCTTACCTTCTTCGCTATGTGGCCGACAGCCGCAGGATGTCGTCGGCTAGGTAGTTGACGAACTGCTCGAGGGTCGGCTGGTTGAACATAACGGTGGCGCTGATGGGGCAACCGAGCAACATTTCGAGCTGTTCCTTAACATCGGCGATGATGAGTGACGTGCAGCCCAGGTCGAAGAAACTGATTTCCGCTGGAAATTCTTCGCCCTCCTCCATAAGAAGCTTGGTGCGGAACTGCTCCGCGACGATCACCTCGAGAGCTTCGCGGCGCTCGTGTCGAGGCAGCTCCCGCAACTCCAGCACCGTTTCCGGGGTCATTAAAGCTCTCCTATTTACCGGCTACGTGCCCGCGTCGCCCCCGCCGTGGT
Protein-coding regions in this window:
- a CDS encoding type I polyketide synthase, whose translation is MSTNSDTQPEAARDHGADPGARREPIAIIGAGIRFPGSNESLDQFAAFLTRGGNGIRPVPEERWDVEAFQSDGPDAKGKIRAAGFGFLDQIDQFDAPFFGISPLEAQYVDPQQRMLLEVTWEALESANLDPAALRHSSGGAYVGASSFDYALELDSLPYEEVDGHLAAGISFFPMAGRLSYFLGWRGPSLSTDTACASSLTALHLAVEGLRGGECPIAVAAAVCAIHHPKIPVMFTHGNMLAPDGQCKTFDDSADGYVRAEGCGALVLKRLSDAQRDGDPILALIRSTAIGQDGESAGLTVPNGNAQEAVMRAALRNAGLTPGDIQYVEAHGTGTALGDPIEMGAITDVFGAHHTKDAPLVVSSVKTNVGHMEPVAGIGGVVKSVLQMREKSFFPHLNMTKPSGRIPWDRIPVHVPTEGGPWQAPVRRALVNSFGFGGAIASAVLEEAPPVTVEPPVELPGNHIVVVSAKSRQSLTQLLSRYREHLAAHPETRLDELCYTAAVGRSHFPLRAAGVVRDREQLDAFLAKQIERTGKATPTEKIRKVAFLFTGQGSQYPGMGKALYRQFPVFREHLDACDRLFAPELNRSVVGLMFGPESSAEDLQQTRYTQAALFSLEYALAQLWLSWGIRPNVLIGHSIGEVAAASVAGLFSLPDAVRLVAARGRLMQAVAAPGGMAAVNCAAEELTDLLAGRDDLAVASINSPSQTVISGAADALAEVTAALTAQSRKVTNLAVSHAFHSPLMREVFDEFRAALTDIEFHEPSMTVVSNLTGKPARLSELVDPEYWVRHIGEPVNFLAGMRSVERRGNHNFVEIGPSNALMGLARQCLTPEHHRWLASLDRRDEHGDVIRESVAALYRAGATISWTGFHAGRERGKINLPTYPFDRKRYWLPIKGPRHGLGGASGDGTVHHPLLGAETEGGDGMREFRARWSATSPGYLADHVVMGRVVFPGTGYLEVLLALQDAVLGQTGHEIRDVQIAEPLFLGDEPVQVRIRFRPATEDGENHSAEITSHADGVERVHMRAGIARHPSHAPTETGAALRELAAAVGEPDEVLGEDAVYAAYAAAGLEYGPRFRRTQKAARHGTDLAVGEVRGVRAGAVEHVPPYLTDSATHAYAAIGDDGNSYLPVSYAAFTMFKKPKADALRVLMRIDPTPAAGLDRSIDLLALEADQPVFELRGLGMKRVQNTAGGRRRGIAHQQRWLKRSLPPTAAPQPHTVLLVGAPGPVASGVGEQAVESARVVTAADAAEAAGMVAAGGITDVCWFWRSAGQTGTPTGDAAVASLRAECEANYTALLDLIRSLGDAGFGRQQRLWLVTEGAQLLPGDATADDRPVAAASLWGAGHTLLNEHPSYRTTLVDLPGDRTGYRQLLEEIAASVGGEFQVAYRAGHRHVRRLLPLPLSTGADPEENMAVTIREYGQFGNLQVIPAPVVAPEGDQVEVLVRAAGLNFKDVLNALGMLRAYGEQPLGFEAAGTVVAAGPDATHQVGDEVIVNYLGCMQRRIVVPSAVAVRKPPNLSMREAAGVAAVYVTAHYALHTLADIKAGDRVLIHAAAGGVGQAAVQLAKAAGAEVYATASPHKWQVLTAQGVRHVMNSRTLDFADELMRVTDGAGVDIVLNSLNKDYIPVSMSCLAPGGRFIEMGKVGAWTPEQAGEVRPDLRYHNFDLSELPWDDAVRVTGETLRIIADRLAAGVLSPIRTTIYTLDELEEAFGVLSRGQNIGKLVVDFAPEPARPEIPIRPDRTYVVTGGLGALGLVTANELVAAGARHIALIGRSGAPAPDVAELVERLRATAEVTVHRGDVAEPADLTRVLAEIGRRPHPIGGIVHSAGMLRDAPVAAQTWESIDEVFRPKVYGTWLLHQAARDLPELAFLIGYSSAAPIVGTPGQLNYSAANAFLDDLLLRRFAAGQGAFTINWGPWGEVGMSARLSDQLIKRWADEGIVLTTPAVGMRALRQLLRTPTGQAVVGECDWDRFIAAKPVANALYQRLRDDTGDAAADGLDVAALLAAPSEQRRASIDQYVRAKVAAVLHFDDVDAVDSTVEFVRLGLDSLVGVELKNSLESAFGVPLPASVALQYPTAEALAEYLDGLLTTETTA
- a CDS encoding acyl carrier protein; protein product: MTPETVLELRELPRHERREALEVIVAEQFRTKLLMEEGEEFPAEISFFDLGCTSLIIADVKEQLEMLLGCPISATVMFNQPTLEQFVNYLADDILRLSAT